From the genome of Triticum aestivum cultivar Chinese Spring chromosome 3B, IWGSC CS RefSeq v2.1, whole genome shotgun sequence, one region includes:
- the LOC123070183 gene encoding uncharacterized protein gives MQCVSHARTSLNRATVVTVLEICFSFGFSFLSQPFPDLTPASLPSGDSGETTPQPWVPHLSVPSSPPLPLAWPRWRRPRLRRWRGETRGGRWEARWARDEMRRSRRRGSAGSGPAGCVADGGRCGWARSVRLQVPWWMVQERWLLCGWLRPVGESGRRAWIRARGLP, from the exons ATGCAGTGTGTCAGCCACGCGCGCACATCGCTAAACCGAGCGACTGTGGTCACTGTCTTGGAAATATGCTTCAGCTTTGGTTTCTCCTTCCTTTCGCAGCC CTTCCCCGACCTGACCCCCGCGTCGCTCCCTTCGGGCGACTCGGGGGAGACAACGCCGCAGCCGTGGGTCCCCCACCTGTCGGTGCCCTCCTCTCCGCCGCTGCCGCTGGCttggccgcggtggcggcggcccCGTCTCCGAAGGTGGCGTGGGGAGACCCGCGGTGGACGCTGGGAAGCTCGATGGGCGCGGGACGAGATGCGTCGTTCGCGGCGGCGGGGGAGCGCGGGCAGCGGCCCAGCTGGATGCGTGGCCGACGGCGGCCGATGTGGATGGGCCAGATCCGTGCGTCTTCAGGTCCCGTGGTGGATGGTGCAGGAGCGGTGGCTGCTCTGCGGGTGGCTGCGTCCCGTCGGCGAATCTGGCCGGCGCGCCTGGATCCGTGCGCGTGGCCTGCCATAG
- the LOC123070182 gene encoding S-adenosyl-L-methionine-dependent uroporphyrinogen III methyltransferase, chloroplastic, whose amino-acid sequence MALALRAPRFQPLPASIPATSTAFASTARPSSSAAATTAICAAASPFTEATSSSRYRRDAWSYTAQDSSSSSSAAAAAAAAASGRRDDEIALQLPELRRLLEALRASRGKGLEGEGGGGGPGRVALVGTGPGDPELLTLKAVRAIEAADLVLYDRLVSNEVLDLVADGARLLYVGKTAGYHSRTQEEIHELLLSFAEAGANVVRLKGGDPLVFGRGGEEMDFLQQQGIKVEVIPGITSASGIAAELGIPLTHRGVATSVRFLTGHSRNGGTDPLHVAENAADPDTTLVVYMGLSTLPSLAPKLMKHGLPPDTPAVAVERGTTPQQRMVFAMLKDLVNEVHSADLVSPTLIIIGKVVALSPLWVESSEHDTLNNENSSQPSTTVSPV is encoded by the exons ATGGCTCTCGCCCTTCGAGCGCCCCGCTTCCAGCCGCTTCCCGCCTCCATTCCCGCGACCTCCACCGCTTTCGCCAGCACCGCGaggccttcctcctccgctgccgccaccaccgccatcTGCGCCGCCGCGTCGCCCTTCACCGAGGCCACGTCCTCCTCGAGATACCGCCGCGACGCCTGGTCCTACACTGCCCAagactcctcctcttcctcgtccgccgccgccgcggcggcggcggcagcctcggGCCGCCGGGACGACGAGATCGCCCTGCAGCTCCCGGAGCTGCGGAGGCTTCTGGAGGCTCTCAGGGCGTCCAGAGGGAAAGGGCTGGaaggggagggcggcggcggtgggcccGGGAGGGTGGCGCTGGTGGGGACGGGGCCCGGGGACCCGGAGCTCCTCACGCTGAAGGCCGTTCGGGCCATCGAGGCGGCGGACTTGGTGCTGTACGATCGCCTCGTGTCTAACGAGGTGCTCGATTTGGTCGCGGATGGCGCCAGGCTACTCTACGTGGGCAAAACGGCTGGATACCACAGTCGCACTCAG GAAGAAATTCATGAGTTGCTCCTGAGCTTCGCGGAGGCTGGTGCCAATGTGGTGCGGTTGAAAGGCGGCGATCCTCTG GTCTTTGGAAGGGGTGGAGAAGAGATGGATTTTCTACAGCAACAAGGAATTAAAGTTGAAGTTATTCCAG GAATTACCTCTGCTTCAGGAATTGCAGCTGAACTTGGTATTCCGCTAACCCATCGGGGTGTCGCTACCAG TGTCAGATTTTTAACCGGCCACTCTAGAAATGGTGGGACTGATCCTCTACATGTGGCAGAGAATGCAGCCGACCCGGACACAACTTTGGTTGTGTATATGGGTTTGTCAACATTACCATCACTAGCTCCCAAGTTAATGAAGCACGGTCTTCCACCAGATACTCCTGCTGTTGCAGTAGAGCGTGGGACTACCCCCCAACAGCGAATG GTATTTGCAATGTTGAAGGATCTTGTGAATGAGGTCCACTCGGCGGATTTGGTTTCTCCAACTCTGATAATTATCGGCAAGGTGGTGGCCTTGTCACCCCTTTGGGTTGAGTCATCTGAACATGACACACTTAATAATGAGAACTCGTCGCAACCGAGTACAACAGTTTCTCCTGTATAA